In a genomic window of Nostoc sp. UHCC 0870:
- a CDS encoding ATP-grasp domain-containing protein, which translates to MAQSISFNSSPATPSLSSETKIAAIIQNILTLALLLLTLPVNAAIVFISLFLGAILRPQTAKTSNPKNILISGGKMTKALQLARSFHAAGHRVVLLETHKYWLTGHRFSQAVDKFYTVPAPEKNSEAYIQALVDIVKRENIDVYVPVTSPIGSYYDSLAKPELSRHCEVFHFDADITQMLDDKFALAEKARSLGLSVPKSFKITSGEQVINFDFSGETRKYIIKSIAYDSVRRLDLTKLPCATPEETAAFVRSLPISPEKPWIMQEFIPGEEFCTHSTVRDGELRLHCCCESSAFQVNYENVENPQIMEWVRHFVKELKLTGQISFDFIQTEDGQVYVIECNPRTHSAITTFYDHPQVAEAYIGKTPMVETLQPLATSKPTYWTYHEVWRLTGIRSFTQLKKWMLNIWRGTDAILQLDDPLPFLMVHHWQIPLLLLNNLRQLKGWTRIDFNIGKLVELGGD; encoded by the coding sequence ATGGCACAATCTATTTCATTTAATTCCTCCCCTGCTACGCCGTCTCTAAGTTCAGAGACGAAAATAGCCGCAATTATCCAAAATATCCTGACTTTGGCTTTGTTATTATTAACATTGCCAGTCAACGCTGCGATCGTTTTTATATCTTTGTTTTTGGGTGCTATTTTGCGTCCCCAAACGGCGAAAACCAGCAACCCCAAAAATATCCTCATCAGTGGCGGTAAAATGACCAAAGCTTTGCAACTAGCAAGGTCATTCCACGCGGCTGGACATCGGGTTGTCCTGCTGGAAACCCATAAATATTGGTTAACTGGACATAGATTTTCTCAAGCGGTGGATAAATTTTATACAGTTCCCGCACCAGAAAAAAACTCAGAAGCCTATATCCAAGCCTTAGTGGATATAGTCAAACGAGAAAACATCGATGTCTATGTTCCCGTCACCAGTCCCATCGGGAGTTACTACGACTCCCTAGCCAAACCAGAGTTATCGCGTCATTGCGAAGTATTTCATTTTGATGCAGATATCACCCAAATGTTGGATGATAAATTTGCACTAGCGGAAAAAGCGCGATCGCTTGGGTTATCAGTACCCAAATCCTTTAAAATCACCTCTGGCGAACAAGTCATCAACTTCGACTTTTCCGGCGAGACTCGCAAATACATCATCAAAAGCATTGCTTACGACTCAGTGCGGCGTTTAGACTTAACCAAACTTCCCTGCGCCACCCCAGAGGAAACAGCCGCCTTCGTCAGAAGTTTGCCAATAAGTCCCGAAAAACCGTGGATTATGCAAGAATTTATCCCTGGGGAAGAATTTTGCACCCACAGCACCGTTAGGGATGGCGAACTAAGACTACACTGCTGCTGTGAATCATCAGCGTTTCAAGTCAACTATGAAAACGTTGAAAACCCTCAAATCATGGAATGGGTGAGACACTTCGTTAAGGAACTCAAACTGACAGGACAGATTTCCTTCGACTTCATCCAAACTGAGGACGGACAAGTATACGTCATCGAGTGTAACCCCCGCACACATTCAGCAATTACCACCTTCTACGACCACCCCCAGGTTGCAGAAGCTTACATTGGTAAAACACCAATGGTGGAAACCCTACAGCCATTAGCGACCAGCAAACCAACTTACTGGACTTATCACGAAGTTTGGCGTTTGACTGGTATTCGTTCCTTCACCCAGTTAAAGAAATGGATGCTAAATATTTGGCGCGGGACTGATGCAATTTTACAGTTAGATGACCCCTTACCATTCTTGATGGTGCATCACTGGCAAATTCCTCTGTTGTTGTTGAATAATCTCCGTCAACTGAAAGGCTGGACGCGGATAGATTTCAATATCGGTAAGTTGGTGGAATTGGGCGGAGATTAA
- a CDS encoding O-methyltransferase, translating to MTNLIAKPTARPVTPLGILTQKLEAVVQEVNQRQDLPADLVAEITQAWQLAAGIDPYLEECTTQESAALAVLAKITATEAWGEHFTAGATVRPLEQEMLSGHIEGQTLKMFVHMTKAQRVLEIGMFTGYSALAMAEALPENGVLVACEVDPYAAEVAQTAFGQSPHGAKIRVELGAALATLEKLAAAGETFDLVFIDADKKEYIAYFQMLLDTSLLAPQGFICVDNTLLQGEVYLPAQKRSVNGQAIAEFNHTVALDPRVEQVLLPLRDGLTIIRRV from the coding sequence ATGACTAATCTGATAGCAAAGCCGACAGCTAGACCTGTCACACCCTTGGGAATCTTGACTCAGAAGTTAGAAGCTGTTGTTCAAGAAGTTAACCAACGCCAAGACTTACCTGCTGATTTGGTAGCTGAAATCACCCAAGCATGGCAATTAGCAGCAGGTATTGACCCTTATTTAGAAGAATGCACCACCCAAGAATCAGCAGCCTTGGCTGTACTGGCGAAGATAACAGCCACAGAAGCTTGGGGTGAACACTTTACAGCAGGTGCAACTGTACGACCTCTAGAACAGGAAATGCTTTCTGGTCATATAGAAGGACAAACTTTAAAGATGTTTGTTCACATGACCAAAGCGCAAAGAGTCCTAGAAATCGGGATGTTTACCGGTTATTCGGCCTTAGCAATGGCGGAAGCTTTACCAGAAAATGGTGTATTGGTGGCTTGTGAAGTAGACCCTTACGCAGCAGAAGTTGCACAGACAGCTTTTGGACAGTCTCCCCACGGTGCAAAGATACGTGTGGAATTGGGTGCAGCCTTAGCAACCTTAGAGAAATTAGCGGCGGCTGGAGAAACTTTTGACTTGGTATTTATCGATGCCGATAAAAAAGAGTATATAGCTTACTTCCAAATGCTGCTGGATACGAGTTTGTTAGCACCGCAAGGTTTTATCTGTGTCGATAACACACTCCTACAAGGAGAGGTGTACTTACCTGCACAAAAACGTAGCGTCAACGGTCAAGCGATCGCTGAATTTAATCATACCGTAGCCCTCGACCCCCGTGTTGAACAGGTTTTACTTCCCCTGCGCGATGGTTTGACGATTATCCGCAGAGTGTAA
- a CDS encoding RNA-guided endonuclease InsQ/TnpB family protein, producing MLLSIKTKLKLSQNQKIIMSKHAGIARFTYNWGLATWNNLYKDGLKPNKYLLKKFFNNHVKPEFTWIKETGICQKITQYAFDNLGDSFSRFFSGKGGYPNFKKKGHHDAFTIDAGGKPIPFGGKSIKLPTIGWVITYEILPHTTCKSITISRTADSWFIAFAYEQKHEPTVKQHDVIGVDLGVKELATLSTGVVFPNPKHYKTNLEKLRRLSRRFARKSKGSNNRYKAKIQLAKHHYRVANLRKDTLHKITTFLCKNHAKIVVEDLNVSGMLSNHKLAQVIADCGFHEFKRQLEYKAKKFGCQIIIADRWYPSSKTCSNCGHIQDMPLKQRTYNCGSCGHSMDRDLNAAINLSRLAKP from the coding sequence ATGCTTTTATCCATCAAAACAAAGCTCAAACTAAGTCAAAACCAAAAAATCATCATGAGTAAACACGCGGGTATTGCGAGGTTTACTTATAATTGGGGTCTTGCTACTTGGAACAACCTTTATAAAGATGGATTAAAGCCTAACAAATATCTCCTAAAAAAGTTCTTTAACAACCACGTTAAACCAGAATTTACCTGGATTAAAGAAACTGGTATTTGTCAGAAAATAACTCAATACGCCTTTGATAATCTTGGTGATTCTTTCTCTAGATTCTTTAGTGGGAAAGGTGGATATCCTAACTTTAAAAAGAAAGGACATCACGACGCTTTCACTATTGATGCTGGCGGTAAACCTATTCCTTTTGGTGGTAAATCAATAAAGCTACCTACAATTGGATGGGTAATAACTTACGAGATTTTACCTCATACTACTTGTAAATCAATCACAATATCACGCACTGCTGATAGTTGGTTTATTGCTTTCGCTTACGAGCAGAAACATGAACCAACCGTTAAGCAACACGATGTTATTGGCGTTGATTTAGGTGTCAAGGAACTGGCAACACTCTCTACAGGTGTTGTTTTTCCTAATCCCAAGCATTACAAAACTAATCTAGAAAAACTGAGAAGATTATCTAGAAGGTTTGCCAGAAAAAGCAAAGGGTCTAACAACCGATATAAAGCTAAAATTCAACTCGCTAAACATCATTATAGGGTAGCTAATCTCCGAAAAGATACTCTTCACAAAATCACTACTTTCTTATGCAAAAACCACGCAAAAATAGTAGTAGAAGATTTAAATGTTTCGGGGATGTTATCTAACCATAAATTAGCTCAAGTAATTGCTGATTGTGGTTTCCATGAGTTCAAGCGTCAGTTGGAATATAAAGCTAAAAAGTTTGGTTGTCAAATAATTATTGCAGATCGTTGGTATCCATCAAGTAAAACCTGTTCAAATTGTGGACATATTCAAGATATGCCACTCAAACAAAGAACCTATAACTGTGGTAGTTGTGGTCATTCAATGGACAGGGATTTAAACGCTGCAATTAATTTATCGAGGTTGGCTAAACCTTGA